One window of Sardina pilchardus chromosome 2, fSarPil1.1, whole genome shotgun sequence genomic DNA carries:
- the LOC134068567 gene encoding mitochondrial import inner membrane translocase subunit TIM44-like — protein sequence MAASLCRCYGMFLRNSLILPPSAYISALHRGDGIRIYRASAAALQLRSASSRGNPRKGFLGEFVDSIKQELNKNNEMKENIKKFREEAKRLEESDALQQARKKFKTIESETVKTSEVLKKTLGTFSETVKGGLEEVSRTDLGKKIKEGVEEAAKSVKTSAESVSKSGEILGKTSAFRAISQGMETVRKEIDDPYSGPYRAPSTLRKRSEFSFKGAENENRVFDANEEAMGVVLHKDSKWFQQWKEFKDNNMVFNRFFEMKMKYDESDNALIRATRIVTDKVTDLIGGLFSKTEMSEVLTEILKADPSFEKELFLRQCERDIIPNILEAIIRGDLAVLKDWCYEATYSQLAHPIKQAITMGLQFQSKILDIDNIDLAMGKIMDQGPVLIITFQAQVVMVIRSSKGEVVEGDPEKVLRMMYVWALCRDQEELNPQAAWRLLDMSASSTEQVL from the exons ATGGCGGCGTCCTTGTGTCGGTGTTATGGG ATGTTTCTCAGAAACAGTCTGATCCTGCCTCCTAGCGCATACATTTCAGCACTCCATAGAGGAGATGGCATCAGGATATATAGAGCCAGTGCTGCTGCCTTACAG CTTCGTTCTGCATCCAGTCGTGGGAATCCGCGAAAAGGTTTCCTAGGGGAGTTTGTGGACTCCATAAAGCAAGAACTTAACAAGAACAACGAGATGAAGGAGAATATAAAGAAATTTCGCGAGGAGGCCAAAAGGTTGGAAGAGTCGGATGCTCTACAACAAGCTCGAAAGAAATTT AAAACTATTGAGTCTGAAACCGTGAAGACATCTGAAGTGTTGAAAAAGACTCTGGGGACATTCTCTGAAACTGTAAAAGGG GGCTTGGAGGAGGTCAGCCGCACTGACCTGGGCAAGAAGATCAAGGAGGGCGTGGAAGAGGCAGCCAAATCTGTGAAGACCTCTGCTGAGTCTGTGTCTAAGAGTGGAGAGATTCTGGGGAAGACCAGCGCCTTCAGAGCTATCTCACAG GGTATGGAAACCGTGAGGAAGGAGATCGATGATCCGTACAGCGGTCCTTACCGGGCCCCCTCAACCTTGCGGAAGAGGAGCGAGTTCTCCTTCAAAGGGGCAGAAAATGAGAATAGGGTGTTTGACGCTAATGA AGAGGCAATGGGCGTTGTCCTGCATAAGGACTCTAAATGGTTCCAGCAGTGGAAGGAGTTCAAAGACAACAACATGGTCTTTAACA GGTTCTTtgagatgaagatgaagtatgATGAAAGTGATAACGCCTTAATCCGAGCAACTCGCATTGTTACGGACAAAGTCACTGATCTGATTG GTGGCCTTTTCTCTAAGACGGAGATGTCTGAGGTGCTGACTGAGATCCTGAAGGCTGATCCCAGCTTTGAAAAGGAATTGTTTCTCCGTCAGTGTGAACGTGACATCATCCCCAATATCCTGGAG GCCATAATACGTGGTGACCTGGCGGTTTTGAAAGACTGGTGTTATGAAGCT ACGTATAGCCAGCTAGCGCATCCCATCAAGCAGGCCATCACCATGGGATTGCAATTCCAATCTAAAATCCTGGACATTGACAACATTGAC CTGGCTATGGGTAAAATCATGGACCAGGGTCCTGTGCTTATCATCACCTTCCAGGCACAGGTTGTCATGGTGATCCGCAGCTCTAAAGGGGAGGTTGTGGAGGGAGACCCG GAGAAGGTCCTGAGGATGATGTATGTGTGGGCGCTGTGCCGCGACCAGGAGGAGCTGAACCCTCAGGCCGCCTGGAGGCTGCTGGACATGTCCGCCTCCAGCACCGAGCAGGTGCTCTGA
- the LOC134101811 gene encoding toll-like receptor 2 yields the protein MMRPLYFLWSARTLVAIMTMMMEAKCITDIELVVNCSSTTYPDVSCSTPPNTASLDLSHNNVKTISESMFSTLQKLQKLYLQFNQISFVNPLAFQNNPVLEYLDISHNDLPEISALPLTHLPALTYLDISNNAYEVIQLAPSFGSLKHLQRLKLGNSHAVSIQKNPVKVTEELDIKEVHLVAGKIKEYEPGSLEALKNMDLVTLEAENCQEFDKMYLMLSDICNSTKALKLMKLDLRQTSVALFINDTILKSNIKQLILQDLSVSGAYCSVIQYALKSNLEEVIIEGLHAEGICNIALGTFERCHLKKLSVKDIDNEAFLIFEPQPTLNKFMECLTGLSAIHIGESFFPCPMSENLKHLTTLNVSHNYLDDKNMFPHCKMPFPALQSLAIDYNHFEHLVIFGNKISHMKDLANLTASHNKIHLEPQPGTVAWPKSLKRMDLGWNQLSDEVFLYLPETLEMLDLSHNYIDTVTNIQGMKNLADLRLSGNRIKSLNGLRLPPSVLRLYVDLNNITTLSTATVSSFSVTALDFSGNPLHCDCDTEPLIRYCRAMSETKVLGWPSGYRCQTPESLRGETLQQISLPWPSCNRAAFACIIICCCLSLSALCYILYLKLRKRSAYSTLSALRNRNRNQGHT from the coding sequence ATGATGAGACCTTTATATTTTCTGTGGAGCGCTCGGACCCTGGTGGCGATAATGACCATGATGATGGAGGCGAAGTGCATCACAGACATAGAGCTTGTAGTGAACTGCTCATCAACCACATACCCTGATGTGAGCTGTTCCACTCCTCCTAATACTGCGTCTCTGGACCTATCCCATAACAATGTAAAGACTATATCAGAGAGCATGTTCTCTACTTTACAGAAACTACAGAAGCTCTATCTTCAGTTCAATCAAATTAGTTTTGTGAACCCACTGGCATTTCAAAACAACCCAGTTTTAGAGTACCTGGACATCTCTCACAATGACCTACCTGAGATCTCTGCTTTACCTTTGACACATCTACCTGCTCTCACATACCTGGACATCTCAAACAACGCCTATGAGGTCATACAGTTGGCGCCCTCTTTTGGCTCTCTTAAACATTTGCAGAGGCTGAAGCTGGGTAATTCACATGCTGTTTCTATCCAGAAGAACCCGGTTAAAGTAACTGAAGAACTTGACATTAAAGAAGTCCATCTGGTCGCAGGGAAAATAAAAGAGTATGAGCCAGGATCTCTGGAAGCCCTTAAAAACATGGACTTGGTGACCCTGGAGGCAGAAAACTGTCAGGAATTTGACAAAATGTATTTGATGCTTAGCGATATTTGCAATTCAACAAAGGCTTTGAAACTAATGAAATTGGATTTGCGGCAAACTAGCGTGGCATTGTTTATAAATGATACTATATTGAAGTCAAATATTAAACAACTGATATTGCAGGATCTGTCGGTTAGTGGGGCATACTGTTCGGTAATACAGTATGCCCTGAAATCAAACCTAGAGGAGGTGATAATAGAGGGACTACATGCAGAGGGAATATGCAATATTGCTCTAGGAACATTTGAACGATGTCATCTAAAAAAATTGTCAGTTAAAGACATTGACAATGAAGCATTCTTGATTTTTGAACCACAACCAACCTTAAATAAATTCATGGAATGTTTGACAGGTTTATCTGCCATACATATCGGTGAAAGTTTTTTTCCTTGTCCAATGTCAGAGAATTTAAAACACCTGACAACTCTGAATGTCTCTCATAATTAtctagatgacaaaaatatgttCCCACACTGTAAAATGCCATTCCCAGCACTGCAGTCTCTTGCAATCGATTATAACCATTTTGAGCATCTAGTGATCTTTGGGAATAAAATAAGCCACATGAAGGATCTAGCTAACCTCACTGCAAGTCACAACAAAATTCATTTGGAGCCACAACCTGGTACTGTAGCCTGGCCCAAAAGCCTCAAGAGAATGGACCTTGGGTGGAATCAGCTATCAGATGAAGTATTCTTGTATCTTCCTGAGACTCTGGAGATGTTGGACCTGAGCCACAATTACATTGACACTGTCACTAACATCCAGGGAATGAAGAACCTGGCAGACCTTCGTCTCTCAGGCAACAGAATCAAGTCTTTGAATGGCCTACGCCTACCTCCCTCAGTGCTACGGCTGTACGTGGACCTAAACAACATAACCACTCTCAGCACTGCCACTGTCAGTTCATTCAGTGTAACTGCACTTGACTTCAGCGGTAACCCACTCCATTGTGACTGTGACACTGAGCCTTTGATCAGGTACTGCAGGGCCATGTCAGAAACCAAGGTCCTTGGTTGGCCCTCAGGTTATAGATGCCAGACACCTGAAAGTCTGAGAGGAGAGACGCTCCAGCAGATAAGTCTACCCTGGCCATCATGCAATAGGGCGGCATTTGCTTGCATAATTATTTGTTGCTGCCTTTCTTTATCAGCACTctgctacatactgtatttaaagcTACGGAAACGAAGCGCTTACAGCACTCTTAGCGCACtcaggaacaggaacaggaaccAAGGCCACACATAA
- the prkab2 gene encoding 5'-AMP-activated protein kinase subunit beta-2, whose amino-acid sequence MGNTSDRMSGDRHGAKAHRSDSSGDHKDLEPCKMVDSTDDPNIFNTSKGPGDKDFTPDLEDMVKTSPQARPTVIRWGGGGKEVYITGSFNNWSAKIPLIKSHNDFVAILDLPEGEHQYKFFVDGQWVHDPSEPIVTSQLGTINNLIEVKKSDFEVFDALQVDSLECSDTSDLSSSPPGPYGQEVYMFRPEERFKAPPILPPHLLQVILNKDTNISCDPALLPEPNHVMLNHLYALSIKDGVMVLSATHRYKKKYVTSLLYKPI is encoded by the exons ATGGGGAATACCAGTGATCGTATGTCTGGTGATCGCCATGGAGCAAAAGCCCATCGCTCCGACAGCTCTGGCGACCATAAAGATCTGGAGCCCTGTAAGATGGTGGACAGCACTGATGACCCTAACATCTTCAATACGTCGAAG GGGCCTGGAGATAAAGACTTCACCCCAGACTTAGAAGACATGGTGAAGACTAGTCCTCAGGCCAGGCCTACAGTGATCcgctggggaggaggaggaaaggaggtcTACATTACAGGCTCCTTCAATAACTGGAGCGCCAAAATTCCTCTCATTAAGAG CCACAATGACTTTGTGGCCATCCTGGATTTGCCTGAGGGGGAGCACCAGTACAAGTTCTTCGTAGATGGACAGTGGGTCCATGACCCGTCAGAG CCTATAGTCACCAGCCAGCTGGGCACCATTAATAATCTGATTGAGGTGAAGAAGTCTGACTTTGAGGTTTTCGACGCTCTGCAAGTGGACTCTCTGGAATGTTCCGACACCTCAG ACCTGTCCAGCTCGCCTCCTGGTCCTTACGGACAGGAAGTGTACATGTTCAGACCGGAGGAACGCTTCAAAGCCCCGCCCATTCTTCCTCCGCACCTCTTACAAGTCATCTTGAACAAGGACACAAACATATCC TGTGATCCTGCCCTGCTGCCAGAGCCAAACCATGTCATGCTGAATCATCTTTATGCTCTTTCAATTAAG GATGGAGTTATGGTCCTAAGTGCTACACACAGATATAAGAAGAAATACGTAACCTCTTTGCTGTACAAGcccatttaa
- the LOC134068577 gene encoding ras-related protein Rab-11B-like has protein sequence MGNRDDEYDFLFKVVLIGDSGVGKSNLLSRFTRNEFNLESKSTIGVEFATRSIQVDGKTIKAQIWDTAGQERYRAITSAYYRGAVGALLVYDIAKHLTYENVERWLKELRDHADNNIVIMLVGNKSDLRHLRAVPTDEARAFAEKNTLSFIETSALDSTNVEEAFKNILTEIYRIVSQKQIADRSAHDESPGNNVVDISVPPTTDGQRGTKLQCCQNL, from the exons ATGGGCAACAGAGATGATGAGTATGATTTCTTGTTCAAAG TGGTACTGATCGGAGATTCTGGTGTTGGAAAAAGTAACTTGCTCTCGCGCTTTACGCGGAACGAATTCAACCTCGAGAGCAAGAGCACAATAGGCGTGGAGTTCGCCACCCGCAGCATCCAAGTCGATGGGAAGACGATAAAGGCGCAGATATGGGACACGGCCGGTCAAGAGCGTTACCGAGCCATCACTTCAGC TTACTACAGGGGAGCAGTCGGGGCCCTTCTAGTTTATGACATCGCCAAACACTTGACCTATGAGAATGTGGAACGGTGGTTGAAGGAGTTGAGAGACCATGCAGACAACAACATCGTCATCATGCTTGTGGGCAACAAGAGTGACCTGCGGCACCTCAGGGCTGTCCCCACAGACGAGGCCCGAGCCTTCGCAG AGAAAAACACCCTTTCATTCATCGAGACCTCGGCACTGGATTCAACAAACGTGGAGGAAGCTTTCAAAAACATCCTGACAG AGATCTACAGAATTGTATCACAGAAGCAGATTGCAGACCGATCAGCACATGACGAGTCACCAGGGAACAACGTGGTGGACATCAGCGTCCCGCCCACCACAGACGGACAGAGGGGGACCAAACTGCAGTGTTGCCAGAACCTGTAA
- the cers4b gene encoding ceramide synthase 2, with product MDILDQWLWKQEYWLPPGISWEDMGKMPRTDRPLPRDLVLSLPIAFAFIAVRYIFERCVAVPFSRSLGVRDRIRVPVLPSPKLEAFYIQHRPQEPSQSEMFALVKQTGFTKRQVEVWFRHRRHLDRPSTTTKFCEACWRFVFYMASFSFGLLSLVNAPWFWDQRECWRGYPLQPVEQAHFWYYLIELGFYESLLLCVSVDVKRKDFKEQIVHHIATIFLLGFSYCSNYIRVGTLVMLVHDSSDILLESAKMFNYAGWKRTCDSLFVIFAVVFLVTRLVVFPSKIIHTTLILSMEVFQPFMGYYFFNALLLVLQALHIFWAWLILRMVYKFLFLGKLDKDERSDDDSLEDEEDGEEEQSSWKKREEVLNSKLASLTSSCVLNNLTHQRANSSSRQPKSR from the exons ATGGACATACTAGACCAGTGGTTATGGAAGCAAGAATACTGGCTGCCACCAGGCATCAGCTGGGAGGACATGGGGAAGATGCCGAGGACTGACCGCCCTCTTCCCAGAGACCTGGTCCTCTCTCTACCCATTGCCTTTGCATTCATCGCCGTTCGCTACATTTTTGAGAG GTGTGTAGCAGTGCCCTTTAGTAGGTCCCTTGGAGTTCGGGATCGGATAAGAGTACCCGTCCTACCTTCTCCAAAATTGGAGGCTTTCTACATACAGCATAGACCTCAGGAACCATCCCAG agTGAGATGTTTGCACTGGTGAAGCAGACTGGTTTTACAAAGAGACAAGTTGAAGTCTGGTTCCGTCACCGCCGACATTTAGACCGACCAAGCACTACCACAAAATTCTGTGAGGCTTG CTGGAGGTTTGTCTTCTACATGGCGTCGTTCTCTTTTGGACTTCTGTCTTTAGTTAAT GCACCCTGGTTCTGGGATCAGAGGGAGTGCTGGAGGGGATACCCATTACAG CCTGTGGAGCAAGCTCACTTCTGGTACTACCTCATTGAGTTGGGCTTCTACGAGTCTCTTctactctgtgtgtctgtggatgtcAAACGCAAA GACTTTAAAGAGCAGATTGTTCATCACATTGCCACCATTTTCCTGCTCGGATTTTCCTACTGCTCCAACTACATCCGTGTTGGCACGCTGGTCATGCTTGTCCACGACTCGTCTGATATCCTGCTGGAG TCTGCCAAGATGTTCAACTATGCAGGATGGAAGAGGACGTGTGATTCCCTGTTTGTCATTTTCGCAGTTGTGTTCCTGGTCACACGGCTTGTGGTATTTCCCAGCAA AATAATTCATACAACCCTAATTTTGTCCATGGAAGTCTTTCAGCCTTTTATGGGTTATTACTTTTTTAATGCCCTGCTGTTAGTTCTCCAAGCACTACACATCTTCTGGGCTTGGCTGATTTTACGGATGGTCTATAAATTTCTCTTTTTGGGGAAG CTGGACAAAGATGAACGCAGCGATGATGACAGTCTAGAAGATGAAGAGGACGGTGAGGAAGAGCAGTCgtcttggaaaaaaagagaagaggtcCTGAACTCCAAACTGGCAAGTTTAACCAGCAGCTGTGTGCTGAACAACCTCACCCATCAGAGAGCCAACTCATCTTCCAGACAGCCCAAGTCCAGATGA